One genomic segment of Sphingobacteriales bacterium includes these proteins:
- a CDS encoding oligosaccharide flippase family protein — MAQQTSSKSVSVGLLLIGQFLNVGLLFIFTPWLARALSKADYGTYGQVMLVSDLLRNLANTGLATVFSLYLARKQYPDATIFRSFMALYILLGLISMGAILVISPVASIVFNNPHLGYLTALYAFHLPLQMAVNPICHTLIHYRHSKHYLGVSVLGTLIRLLAMLVAVQVYNTVEALIISFYLVPLFQGIYGLATMPRHLLAKGASIEWSILKPAWKQSFPLAITQTLSFCYILIAGQLISWNYGTEVFALFRNGIAELPLISYVYISVGTILLPDMAIMLQQNRIAEFIRLKRDIAAQTAALIYPVIAFLLVFAACFVPLYYGQKYIDSTPIFFIANLILLFKITNYADVLNLTNSASLILRINWQVLLFNLLVSWVLIHYLNIQGGALALLLTNALLYLLLLRKSMQVIKQPLWATIPLRNIIKQALYYVVLALTIRLIAGKAAFSFLGFVASLFVYTLIVYLSAAKLGWLNVRYYYSFFAKIPLGKPLYNWLLKN, encoded by the coding sequence ATGGCGCAACAAACATCTTCAAAATCGGTTAGTGTTGGCTTATTGCTAATTGGGCAGTTTTTGAACGTGGGTTTACTGTTTATCTTTACCCCTTGGTTAGCGAGGGCACTTAGTAAAGCAGATTATGGCACTTATGGGCAGGTTATGTTGGTATCTGATTTGCTGCGCAATTTGGCAAATACAGGCTTAGCCACTGTTTTTTCGTTGTATTTGGCGCGCAAGCAATATCCGGATGCAACTATTTTTAGGTCGTTTATGGCCTTGTATATATTGTTAGGTCTTATTAGTATGGGGGCAATATTAGTTATTTCTCCGGTTGCAAGTATTGTCTTTAACAATCCTCATTTAGGCTATTTAACTGCCTTGTACGCATTTCATTTGCCACTTCAAATGGCGGTAAATCCCATTTGCCATACTTTAATACATTACAGACACAGTAAACACTATTTGGGTGTGTCGGTGTTGGGTACGTTAATCAGGTTGTTGGCAATGTTGGTTGCCGTACAAGTATATAATACGGTTGAAGCGCTTATCATTAGTTTTTATTTAGTGCCGCTGTTTCAGGGTATATATGGGTTAGCCACAATGCCGCGCCACTTATTGGCTAAAGGGGCATCCATAGAATGGTCTATATTAAAACCAGCTTGGAAACAAAGTTTTCCGTTAGCAATAACTCAAACCCTGAGCTTTTGTTATATTCTAATTGCCGGACAGCTTATAAGCTGGAACTATGGGACAGAAGTTTTTGCCTTGTTTAGAAACGGCATAGCCGAATTGCCTTTAATAAGTTATGTGTATATATCGGTAGGCACTATTTTATTACCCGACATGGCCATTATGTTGCAGCAAAATCGTATCGCCGAGTTTATAAGGCTTAAGCGCGATATAGCTGCCCAAACGGCCGCCTTAATTTATCCGGTAATTGCATTTTTATTAGTATTTGCGGCCTGTTTTGTGCCTTTGTACTACGGCCAAAAATACATTGACAGTACACCAATATTTTTTATAGCTAATTTAATATTGTTATTTAAAATTACCAATTATGCCGATGTGTTAAATCTTACCAATAGTGCGTCGTTAATATTGCGTATTAATTGGCAAGTTTTATTATTTAATTTGCTTGTCAGTTGGGTTTTAATACATTATTTAAATATACAAGGGGGGGCATTAGCATTATTACTCACCAACGCATTGTTATATTTGTTGTTGTTGCGAAAATCAATGCAAGTTATTAAACAACCACTATGGGCTACCATACCACTGCGCAATATTATAAAACAGGCATTGTATTATGTAGTGCTTGCTTTAACGATACGCCTAATAGCGGGTAAGGCTGCGTTTTCTTTTTTGGGTTTTGTAGCATCGTTATTTGTATATACATTAATTGTTTACCTAAGCGCTGCCAAATTAGGATGGCTTAATGTGCGGTATTATTACTCCTTTTTTGCTAAAATACCCTTAGGAAAACCATTATACAACTGGTTGCTAAAAAATTAA
- the coaBC gene encoding bifunctional phosphopantothenoylcysteine decarboxylase/phosphopantothenate--cysteine ligase CoaBC, translating to MIQGKKILLGICGSIAAYKAAVLARLLVKHGAQVRVIMTPGACSFITPLTLSTLTNHEVITQFYNSDTAVWNNHVHLGLWADVVLIAPASASVMSRLATGLCNDVLAATYLSARCPVVLAPAMDVDMWHHPATQANIAKLKSYGNHIIPVAHGFLASGLVGDGRMAEPEEIVTYLETFFMRQQHPDIIAKLSGKKLLITAGPTYEPIDPVRFIGNRSSGKMGIALAQTATALGAQVTLVLGPTNLRPQPADNLTLITVETADQMYQAAIKLFGQTQIAILSAAVSDYTPEQVSEQKIKKTEGGLTIPLTKTADILAYCGLHKKAGQFVVGFALETNDEVSYAQKKLQIKNADLIVLNSLRDAGAGFGHDTNKISFILPNAAPIALPLLPKTAVALEILDKIADSIA from the coding sequence TTGATACAAGGTAAAAAAATTTTATTAGGCATTTGCGGCAGTATTGCTGCCTACAAAGCGGCAGTTTTAGCGCGTTTATTAGTAAAACACGGTGCTCAGGTGCGTGTTATAATGACACCCGGTGCTTGTTCGTTTATTACGCCGCTTACCCTGTCAACTCTTACAAACCACGAAGTTATAACCCAATTTTATAACTCCGACACTGCTGTTTGGAACAATCATGTTCATTTAGGGTTGTGGGCTGATGTAGTGCTAATTGCACCCGCCTCGGCAAGTGTTATGTCGCGGTTGGCAACCGGCCTTTGCAACGATGTTTTAGCTGCCACCTACCTCTCGGCCCGGTGCCCTGTTGTTTTGGCTCCGGCAATGGATGTTGATATGTGGCATCACCCGGCTACGCAAGCTAATATTGCCAAACTAAAAAGCTATGGCAACCATATTATACCCGTGGCGCATGGTTTTTTGGCAAGCGGATTGGTAGGCGATGGGCGTATGGCCGAGCCCGAAGAAATTGTAACTTATTTAGAGACATTTTTTATGCGGCAACAGCATCCGGATATTATAGCTAAATTATCCGGAAAAAAACTCCTTATCACCGCCGGCCCTACCTACGAGCCAATAGACCCTGTTCGTTTTATAGGCAATAGGTCATCGGGCAAAATGGGCATTGCCTTAGCCCAAACCGCAACTGCCTTAGGCGCACAAGTTACCTTAGTATTGGGGCCAACCAATTTACGGCCACAACCAGCTGATAATTTAACGCTAATTACAGTCGAAACAGCCGATCAAATGTATCAAGCAGCTATCAAATTATTTGGGCAAACACAAATTGCAATTTTATCGGCTGCCGTTAGCGATTATACCCCTGAGCAGGTGAGCGAACAAAAAATTAAAAAAACCGAAGGCGGCCTTACCATTCCTCTAACTAAAACCGCCGATATTTTGGCCTATTGTGGCCTACATAAAAAAGCCGGGCAATTTGTAGTAGGCTTTGCCTTAGAAACAAACGATGAAGTAAGCTACGCTCAAAAAAAATTACAAATCAAAAACGCCGACTTAATTGTACTAAACTCGCTGCGCGATGCCGGCGCTGGTTTTGGCCATGATACCAATAAAATAAGTTTTATTTTGCCAAATGCTGCACCCATAGCCTTGCCTTTATTGCCTAAAACAGCGGTTGCCTTAGAAATATTAGACAAAATTGCCGATTCAATTGCTTGA
- the hisB gene encoding histidinol-phosphatase, with product MRPILFIDRDGTLIHEPQGNDFRIRSLQQLQLLPNVIPVLQQLLIRNFYDLVLVTNQDGLGTPFYPENDFFPIHQHLMDTLKNAGICFVEQCIDRSYAHEQLPTRKPFTGRVQHYANNPDFDYKNSFVIGDSPADVGLAANLGIGAIWLWHPYNANTELPPKWQQAVVLRPKSWDEIANFLIRPI from the coding sequence ATGCGCCCAATATTATTTATTGACCGAGATGGTACTTTAATTCATGAGCCGCAAGGAAATGATTTCCGGATAAGAAGTTTACAACAATTACAGCTATTACCCAATGTGATTCCTGTTCTACAACAACTACTTATCCGGAATTTTTATGACCTCGTATTAGTTACCAACCAAGATGGGTTAGGTACTCCGTTTTATCCGGAAAACGATTTTTTTCCCATCCATCAACATTTAATGGATACGTTAAAAAATGCCGGAATTTGTTTTGTTGAACAATGTATTGACCGTAGCTACGCACATGAACAGTTGCCTACCCGCAAACCTTTTACCGGAAGAGTGCAACATTATGCAAACAACCCTGATTTTGACTACAAAAACTCGTTTGTTATTGGAGACAGCCCCGCAGACGTGGGCTTGGCCGCCAACTTGGGCATTGGGGCTATATGGCTTTGGCACCCCTATAACGCCAATACCGAACTGCCACCAAAATGGCAACAAGCAGTAGTACTACGGCCAAAATCATGGGACGAAATAGCCAATTTTTTGATTAGACCTATTTAA
- a CDS encoding alpha/beta hydrolase: MQLSIQHEGEFKYVEQGEGKILMLLHGLFGALSNFAGLIDHFGHAYKIVVPILPIYDSKKFRPGINDLVDYVERFVAHKGYTQINLLGNSLGGHIAQLFTLRQQHLVKSLILTGSSGLFENSFGDTFPRRGDYEYIKNKTALTFYDPNTATKELVDEVYDIVNRLDYAIRVVSVAKSAIRYNMKDQLPAIKVPTLLIWGTHDNVTPPFVADEFKKLLPNAQLIWMDKTGHAPMMERPDEFNIHLAKFLSEQG; encoded by the coding sequence ATGCAGTTATCAATACAGCACGAGGGCGAGTTTAAATACGTTGAGCAAGGCGAAGGTAAAATATTAATGTTGCTACATGGTTTGTTTGGCGCACTAAGCAATTTTGCCGGATTAATTGACCATTTTGGCCACGCCTATAAAATTGTAGTGCCTATTTTACCCATTTACGACTCGAAAAAATTTCGCCCCGGTATTAATGATTTGGTAGATTATGTAGAGCGGTTTGTAGCGCATAAAGGCTACACGCAAATAAATTTGCTGGGCAACTCGTTAGGTGGGCACATAGCACAGTTGTTCACTTTAAGGCAACAACACTTGGTTAAAAGTTTGATATTAACGGGTAGCTCGGGGCTATTTGAAAACTCATTTGGCGATACTTTTCCAAGGCGGGGCGACTACGAGTACATTAAAAATAAAACAGCCTTAACTTTCTACGACCCTAATACCGCCACCAAAGAACTAGTAGATGAAGTATATGATATTGTAAACCGTTTAGATTATGCAATTAGGGTGGTGTCGGTTGCAAAATCGGCTATACGCTATAATATGAAAGACCAACTGCCTGCTATTAAAGTGCCAACCTTGCTAATTTGGGGCACACACGATAATGTTACCCCCCCATTTGTAGCCGACGAGTTTAAAAAATTGTTGCCAAACGCCCAACTAATATGGATGGACAAAACCGGCCACGCACCCATGATGGAGCGCCCCGATGAGTTTAATATCCATTTAGCCAAATTTTTAAGTGAACAAGGTTAA
- the yidD gene encoding membrane protein insertion efficiency factor YidD, whose translation MKLINQLFKPINWLLSSIFLLLIKVYQLFISPLLGPSCRYTPTCSRYAAQAIKKYGPFKGGFMALRRILRCHPWGGHGHDPVP comes from the coding sequence ATGAAACTAATAAACCAATTATTTAAACCAATTAATTGGCTGTTGAGCAGTATTTTTTTATTGCTTATTAAAGTTTATCAACTGTTTATTTCGCCTTTATTAGGGCCATCTTGCCGGTACACCCCCACTTGCTCGCGGTATGCAGCACAGGCAATTAAAAAATATGGGCCGTTTAAAGGCGGCTTTATGGCTTTGCGGCGTATATTGCGTTGCCACCCGTGGGGGGGGCATGGCCATGATCCGGTGCCTTAA
- a CDS encoding ABC transporter permease, with translation MNLPLFITRRMALGNFRSFSGFIVRIAILAVALSISVMIIATAMVNGFQREISNKLFGFLGHVQISSFKGGGGYDDAAPIAKNQPYLTTIDTMTNIRHVQAYARKAGIITTEGNFEGIVLKGVDTDFDWSFFEKYIVSGKTFTINDTSKSNLILLSQITANRMHFSVGDSITVRFVQNPPRARRFIIAGIYNTGMEEYDERYALVDIKHIQKLNEGWQPQDIGGFEVFLNDINQLDATSDAIYNIVPQDQIAQNLKSIDPNIFEWLNLQNMNEVVIIVLMLIVAVINMITALLILILERTNMIGVLKALGATNWSVRKIFLYNAAIIASIGLVLGNIAGLGLCWLQQKFGFITLPEESYYISTAPIAIDWFAIAVLNIGTLLICVLVLLLPTWLVTKIEPVKAIKFQ, from the coding sequence GTGAACTTACCTTTGTTTATAACCCGCCGGATGGCTTTAGGCAATTTTCGCTCTTTTTCGGGGTTTATTGTTCGTATTGCTATTTTGGCGGTAGCACTTTCTATTAGCGTAATGATAATAGCAACGGCTATGGTAAACGGGTTTCAGCGCGAAATAAGCAATAAACTATTTGGGTTTTTAGGACACGTACAAATTAGCTCGTTTAAAGGTGGCGGTGGTTACGATGATGCTGCACCGATTGCCAAAAATCAGCCCTACTTAACTACAATAGATACAATGACCAATATTAGGCACGTGCAGGCTTATGCGCGTAAGGCCGGCATTATTACCACCGAAGGCAATTTTGAAGGAATTGTTCTTAAAGGTGTTGACACTGATTTTGATTGGTCATTTTTTGAAAAATATATAGTATCCGGAAAAACATTTACTATTAACGACACCTCAAAAAGCAATTTAATTTTATTGTCGCAAATTACAGCTAACCGAATGCACTTTTCGGTTGGCGACAGTATAACGGTTCGTTTTGTTCAAAACCCGCCGCGTGCGCGCAGGTTTATTATTGCCGGCATTTATAATACAGGCATGGAAGAATACGACGAGCGATACGCATTGGTTGATATTAAACATATCCAAAAACTAAACGAAGGATGGCAGCCCCAAGATATTGGCGGATTTGAGGTTTTTTTAAACGATATCAATCAATTGGATGCCACCAGCGATGCCATTTACAATATAGTTCCACAAGACCAAATTGCCCAAAACCTAAAAAGTATTGACCCTAATATTTTTGAATGGCTAAACCTGCAAAACATGAACGAGGTGGTAATTATCGTACTCATGCTAATTGTTGCAGTTATAAACATGATTACAGCTTTGCTCATCTTAATTTTAGAACGAACTAATATGATTGGCGTACTAAAAGCCTTGGGCGCAACAAACTGGAGCGTAAGAAAGATATTTTTGTATAATGCCGCCATTATTGCAAGCATAGGGCTTGTTTTGGGCAATATTGCCGGATTAGGGCTTTGTTGGTTGCAGCAAAAATTTGGATTTATTACCCTGCCCGAAGAGTCGTATTATATTAGCACCGCCCCAATTGCTATTGATTGGTTTGCTATAGCCGTCTTAAATATTGGTACGCTGCTTATTTGTGTTTTAGTATTGCTGTTGCCAACCTGGTTAGTTACAAAAATAGAACCCGTAAAAGCCATTAAATTTCAATAA
- a CDS encoding ribonuclease P protein component, translated as MKKYPLQRKVSLKNKTAITNLFENGKAKKLHPVKIIWSAAPARQMLDFQVLFVVPKRYFRHAVARNRAKRLLREAFRLNQNLLSPQHNNSQYINEGGMVLYSEPLPKIIIALCYVAPKLLPFEQIVNIVAHLLTHVYQNCIVNKSILLDDETNKPII; from the coding sequence TTGAAAAAATACCCACTACAGCGCAAGGTTAGTTTAAAGAATAAAACTGCAATTACCAACCTGTTTGAAAATGGAAAGGCAAAAAAACTGCATCCGGTAAAAATAATTTGGAGCGCGGCCCCAGCCCGGCAAATGCTTGATTTTCAAGTTTTATTTGTAGTGCCTAAACGTTATTTTCGTCATGCAGTAGCCCGCAACAGGGCAAAACGTTTGTTGCGCGAAGCATTTAGGTTAAACCAAAACCTGCTTTCACCCCAGCATAACAATAGTCAGTACATTAACGAGGGTGGTATGGTACTTTATAGCGAACCATTACCTAAAATTATTATAGCTTTGTGCTATGTAGCACCTAAATTATTGCCTTTTGAACAAATTGTCAACATAGTTGCTCATCTTTTAACACATGTTTACCAAAACTGTATTGTAAACAAATCTATATTATTAGATGATGAAACTAATAAACCAATTATTTAA
- a CDS encoding transglycosylase SLT domain-containing protein yields the protein MFVFKGNFCPRFTQYCLIWVVLLVLWLAPNMMVMTYGQQSGNTQAKSKFTNSDAPTLVPENPFDRSSTPATLNPNKISTTDACSQTPIVGQNKVYSAIGLKITCQESKTGNLVWTQTLKSDFVNSGLLLVSEIDKIFANCNNDSLYCFDSENGQILWKIPTGGNCSQMTYKQGGLYFTCCGDASLYAIDAKSGQQKWNVTQPAQAPLNQVITSLPTESKQNNTIQPTTTIAANTNKTTATTTPTAAVTPPKAVSQPAVSKPAKKLLLGGEFDWDAMTLTASADIDHLNEDLIYANYIEQHSLAQAPLFEGYSRQNTHGLQLYPTNIYAQRLAVLPTVIPMEYNEYVKYFIDLYVGSKRDQVSRMLGRASHYFPMVEEVLARHGLPIELKCIPVIESAMSPNARSENGRMGMWMLPYRLAQRYGLETNSYVDERCDPILASEVAAKHLKYLYERYQNWYLAIAAFNSGEGAVDKALRETSSRNFWEVIRFLPPDNQGYLPLFIAANYIINYHLEHDIAHNNPPYLFYLTDTVQVRNLPISLAEAAKNIDMDYDELRFLNPALLDGLIPFATKPYALNLPINKVGLFMTYYNSLRNKTTSMAVNSNSYDMRLNPYSVWNYNMNNYSVLNAQPMNYKDSGKTVRDNRPKRATTSSGNR from the coding sequence ATGTTTGTTTTTAAAGGCAATTTTTGCCCACGGTTTACCCAATATTGCTTAATTTGGGTTGTTCTATTAGTATTATGGCTTGCCCCAAACATGATGGTGATGACCTATGGCCAGCAGAGTGGTAATACACAAGCAAAATCAAAATTCACCAATTCTGATGCCCCAACCTTGGTGCCCGAAAACCCCTTTGACCGCTCATCAACACCGGCAACACTAAACCCGAATAAAATATCAACTACAGACGCTTGTAGTCAAACACCAATTGTTGGCCAAAATAAGGTTTACTCGGCCATTGGTTTAAAAATTACTTGCCAAGAATCCAAAACAGGTAATTTAGTTTGGACGCAAACACTTAAAAGTGATTTTGTAAATTCCGGACTTTTGTTAGTTTCTGAAATTGATAAAATTTTTGCCAACTGTAATAATGACAGTTTGTATTGTTTTGACTCAGAAAACGGCCAAATACTTTGGAAAATTCCAACCGGAGGTAATTGCAGTCAAATGACCTACAAACAAGGCGGTTTGTATTTTACCTGCTGTGGCGATGCCTCATTATATGCCATAGATGCTAAATCGGGCCAACAAAAATGGAACGTTACCCAACCGGCACAAGCGCCATTGAATCAGGTAATAACCAGTTTGCCAACCGAATCCAAGCAAAACAATACTATCCAACCAACAACAACTATTGCGGCCAATACTAATAAAACTACCGCAACAACCACACCAACCGCTGCTGTAACACCACCCAAAGCCGTTTCACAGCCGGCAGTATCAAAACCGGCTAAAAAATTATTATTAGGTGGTGAATTTGATTGGGATGCCATGACTTTAACAGCATCGGCAGATATAGACCATTTGAACGAAGACCTAATTTATGCAAATTATATTGAGCAGCACAGTTTAGCGCAAGCGCCATTATTTGAAGGTTACAGTCGTCAAAATACACATGGCCTTCAATTATATCCTACAAACATCTATGCCCAAAGGTTAGCCGTATTGCCAACTGTTATTCCAATGGAGTATAATGAATATGTAAAATACTTTATAGATTTGTACGTTGGCTCAAAACGCGACCAGGTAAGCCGCATGTTGGGCCGTGCATCTCATTATTTTCCAATGGTCGAAGAGGTATTGGCAAGACATGGCCTGCCTATTGAGTTAAAATGTATTCCGGTAATTGAATCGGCTATGTCGCCAAATGCCCGCTCTGAAAATGGCCGTATGGGCATGTGGATGCTTCCGTACCGGCTTGCACAACGCTATGGTTTAGAAACAAACTCGTATGTTGATGAACGCTGCGACCCGATATTAGCCAGTGAAGTAGCCGCCAAACATTTAAAATACTTATATGAGCGTTACCAAAACTGGTATTTAGCAATAGCAGCCTTTAATAGTGGCGAGGGAGCCGTAGATAAAGCCCTGCGCGAAACATCGAGCCGCAATTTTTGGGAAGTAATACGTTTTTTGCCTCCCGACAACCAAGGCTATCTTCCCTTGTTTATTGCCGCTAATTACATTATCAATTACCATTTAGAGCACGATATTGCACATAATAACCCCCCTTATCTATTTTATTTAACCGATACCGTACAAGTGCGCAATCTGCCAATTTCGTTGGCCGAAGCAGCAAAAAATATTGATATGGATTACGATGAATTGCGCTTCTTAAACCCAGCACTGCTCGATGGCTTAATTCCATTTGCCACAAAACCTTACGCGCTAAATTTGCCCATAAACAAAGTTGGTTTGTTTATGACCTACTACAATTCGTTGCGCAACAAAACGACAAGTATGGCGGTAAACAGCAATAGCTATGATATGCGCCTAAACCCATATAGCGTTTGGAATTACAATATGAACAACTACTCCGTATTGAACGCACAGCCAATGAATTACAAAGATTCGGGTAAAACGGTACGAGATAACCGACCCAAACGTGCCACTACCTCCTCAGGAAACCGATGA
- a CDS encoding GatB/YqeY domain-containing protein, giving the protein MSLEIKINDDIKEAMRAKDQAALRSLRAIKSAILLAKTSEGNSGDLTEADEIKILSKLAKQRNDSINIFVQQNRPDLAQTEREELQIIERYLPQKLTSDELIAALKQIIAQTGATSPKEMGKVIAEANKQFAGRADGKTIAETVKQLLQ; this is encoded by the coding sequence ATGTCTTTAGAAATTAAAATTAACGACGACATTAAAGAGGCTATGCGCGCTAAAGACCAAGCCGCTTTGCGCAGTTTGCGTGCCATTAAATCGGCCATACTATTAGCCAAAACCAGCGAAGGCAATAGCGGCGACCTTACCGAAGCCGACGAAATTAAAATATTATCGAAATTAGCTAAACAACGCAACGACTCAATTAATATATTTGTACAACAAAACCGCCCCGATTTAGCCCAAACCGAGCGCGAAGAATTGCAAATTATTGAACGTTACTTACCACAAAAACTTACCTCCGACGAATTAATCGCGGCCTTAAAACAAATTATTGCCCAAACTGGGGCTACATCGCCCAAAGAAATGGGCAAAGTAATTGCCGAGGCTAACAAACAATTTGCAGGCCGCGCCGATGGTAAAACCATAGCCGAAACTGTAAAGCAACTGCTACAGTAG